A section of the Chryseobacterium scophthalmum genome encodes:
- a CDS encoding TrmH family RNA methyltransferase, with translation MIIESFQNEKIKHITKLLTDNRFRKKSGVFVVEGQQENERAQKYNFEAVEFYICENIFKGNTPKEKIHLVSDKVYEKIAYRGTSEGIIGVYKTKESHLNNFQPKENSTVIIVEGVEKPGNLGAILRSCEAFGIDALIVADGKTDFYNPNVIRSSVGCLFGMEVFQADNNEVYEFLQKNSFNIYTTIMDETSKDMFERDFTKRSAVLFGTEHSGLSDFWHGKGQNTLIPMTGSIDSLNLSNAVAITCYEALRQKKS, from the coding sequence ATGATCATCGAAAGTTTTCAAAACGAAAAGATAAAACATATTACCAAACTTCTTACAGACAACCGTTTTCGTAAAAAATCGGGAGTTTTTGTGGTAGAAGGACAACAGGAAAACGAAAGAGCTCAGAAATACAATTTTGAAGCTGTAGAATTCTATATCTGTGAAAACATTTTCAAAGGAAATACTCCTAAAGAGAAAATTCATTTAGTGAGTGACAAAGTCTATGAAAAAATTGCTTATCGTGGGACTTCAGAAGGAATTATCGGAGTTTACAAAACCAAAGAATCTCATTTAAACAACTTTCAACCAAAAGAAAATTCAACGGTAATCATCGTAGAAGGTGTTGAAAAACCCGGAAACTTAGGTGCAATCTTAAGAAGCTGCGAAGCTTTCGGAATTGATGCTTTAATTGTTGCCGATGGAAAAACAGATTTTTATAATCCTAATGTAATCCGATCTAGTGTTGGATGCCTTTTTGGAATGGAAGTTTTTCAGGCTGATAATAACGAAGTCTATGAATTTTTACAGAAAAATAGCTTCAATATTTATACAACTATTATGGATGAAACTTCCAAAGATATGTTTGAAAGAGATTTCACAAAACGTTCGGCAGTTTTATTTGGTACAGAGCATTCAGGATTAAGTGATTTCTGGCATGGTAAAGGTCAAAATACATTAATACCGATGACCGGAAGTATTGACTCCTTAAATTTGAGTAATGCTGTAGCGATTACATGCTATGAAGC